CGCCCGTCCTCGCCGGTGACCAACGGGGCGTGGCGGGCCTTGAGCGCCAGGGCCTCGTCCGGCGAACCGGCGGGAACAATCTCCTCCGCTCCCCGGGCAAAGGCCACGGTGTAAGCACGCATGACATCGGCCACGACGGCCACGGACAGGACTTCGGACAGTTCGGGTATGGAGAGGAAACGTGTTCATCCGGTGATGATCGCGCGCTCCCGGGCCACCCCCCAACAGCATTACCGCGGCGGCAGGTTCACCGCACGGGCATTCAACCGGTTGGGAGGACAACGGAGTCGGGGACGGAGACAAAGGCAAAGGCGTCCCGGCAGCGCGTGGGAGAGGCTCCCCTCTTCACCGGCAGGCCCGCCATCGGGCGGCGCGCAAGCCCTGGTACGACGCCGTGTGACCCCCGCCGTCCAAGTCCCGCGTTACCGCGGGAAATGCCGTCCGCAGCAGATTCCGGGCACGGCGCCCGGCCCCCGCCGCCGCAGCTCCGCGTCCTGGCGCCTGGCGCACGGGGGTGGCCGTTTGTAGCCCGCTCGCCACTTCTCGTTAACAATACGGGCCCGGCAAGGAATGCCCCTGATAGGGGACGGCTTAGCGATGTCCTGACGGTCCGGGCCGACAGAACCGGCGTAAAAACTGATGACCCTAAGATGGGGGCTCCCCAACCAGCGCATCGTGGGCTTAACTTGGGTGCCATGACCTCCCCTCGCTCCGCCTTCGGCGGCGGCTACTACGCCGCGTCGTTCCCCGACACTCCGATCTACGACTCCCTGGTCGCGGAGCGGGGCACCCCGCAGATCGCCCCGATCCGCGTCCCCGCCGCGTACGACACGTCCAGCAGCTATCTGCCGGCCCTGCCGTCCGCGCTGCCGGCCCTTCCCGCGGCCCCCTCCCAGCCCGTCGGCTCCTACGGCTACCCGCAGCAGCAGCCGATGCCGCAGTACCAGCAGGCTCCCGCGCAGCAGGTGCCCGCGTACCCGGCCGGGCTGCAGAGCGCCCCGGCGCCCTACATCCCGCAGCAGCCCTCGGCGGTCCGCGGCTATCCGCAGCAGGCCCAGCCGCAGCGCCCCGCGCCCGGCACCGGGTACGAGTCGATGCGCCCGGCCTCGCCGCGCCCCGCGTCGGCCCCGTCGCCGTACGAGGACCCGTACAACCGGCCGTACCAGGGCCGGGGGTACTGACCGGTCCGCAGCCGCGCGGGCTCCGCGAACAAACCGTGCGTACGCGCGGATAGGTGACTGGCAGGATGGCCGCATGGCCTTTCCTGTGCTCCGGTCCATCCACGTGTATCCGGTCAAATCGCTGGCCGCCCAGGCATCCGATGAGGCTGCCGTCGAGCCATGGGGACTCGGCGGCGACCGCCGCTGGATGCTGGTCGACAAGGCGCCGCGGGTGATCACCCAGCGACAGCAGCCGTTTCTGGCGCGGATCTCCGCGGTGCTGCTGTCCGATGGCGGGATCGCCCTCTCCGCCCCGGGCCGTCCGCCCCTGCGGGTGGCGGTGCCGGGGCCGGAGCGCCTGGTCGATGTGGCGCTGCACCGGGACACCGTCACGGTCGCCGAGGCCGCGGACGAGGCGCACGAGTGGTTCGGCGAGACCCTCGGCACGGAGGCCCGGCTCGTGCATCTCGACGATCCCGCGCACCGCAGACCCGTCGACCCCGCGTACGCGCGCCCCGGCGACATGGTCTCCTTCGCCGACGGCTATCCGCTGCTGCTGACCACCACCGCCTCCCTCGACGCCCTCAACTCCCTGGTCGCGGCGGGCGACCGGCCGCACGAGGGGCCGCTGCCGATGGACCGCTTCCGGCCGAACGTCGTCGTCGACGCCACCGAGGCCTGGGCCGAGGACGGCTGGCGGCGGATCGCCGTCGGCGATGTGCCCTTCTCCGTGGTGAAGCCCTGCGGCCGGTGCGTGATCACCACCACCGACCAGCGGACAGCCGAACGCGGCAAGGAGCCGCTGCTGACGCTGGCCCGCCACCGCAGGGTCGGCAATCAGCTGCTCTTCGGCCAGAATCTGGTTCCGGACGGGACCGGGGTGATCCGGGTCGGGGACCCCGTCAAGATCCTCGACTGAGAACGCGGGACCCGGGGGGAGGCATGGGAGTGGGAGTCCTCAGGTGGCGGCGCAGTCCGCTGTGGCGCGCCACCGACCGCCGCGAGGCGTGGGTGACGCTCGGCGCGCTGGTGCTGCTGGCCGTGGGGGCACCGGCGGCCGGCTGGGCGGGCGGCTCGCTGGCCGAGGCCTCGCTCCGGCAGGAGATACGGGTCCAGCACGAGGAGCGGCGGGCCGTCACGGCGGTCGTGGTGGGCCGGACGCCCGGGGCGCGGCGGCCGGCCGGTGACCCGGACGCCGGGTCGGGGCGGAGCCCGGTGGTGGCCACCTGGCGGGCACCGGACGGCACCCCGCGCACCGGAGAGGTCACCACGGCGCCGGGGGCGGTCCGGGAGCCCGGTGCGCGGGTGCGGATCTGGACGGACGGTGCGGGCGTGCCCGTGCCGGCGCCGATGGACCCGGGCGCGGCCCGTACGCACGCGGTGCTCGGCGGGGTGGGCGCGTTCCTGCTCGCCGCCGGGTGTGTCGAGGCGGGCAGGCGGCTGCTCGTGGGGCGGATGGTGCGACGGCGGTACGCGCTCTGGGACCAGGAGTGGGCCGAGGCGGGCCCCGACTGGGGCCGGGCCGGAACGGGCAGCTGACAGCGGGCGGCCACCTCGACGACCTACGACGGGCCGCGACAGCACCCCGGCGGCCCGAGTCGTCAACTCCCGCCCCTCCCGCGCGCTACGGTGGTCCGACCGCGTCCGCCTCCTCGACAGACGGGCGGACGGACGGACCCGGGGCACCACAGGCCCAGGGGCTTCGCAGCACGACCCGAGGCATCACAGCACGAGGTGGGGGCAGAGCAACTCCATGGCACAGGGCACGGTCCAGGTGACGCACACCGGAACTTCGCGATGGCGCCGCCGCACGGGCGAGTACGCCTCCCTCTCCGCGGCCCTGGAAGCGGCGGCCGACGGGGATGTCCTCACCGTCGCGCCCGGGACCTACCGGGAGAACCTCGTCCTCCACCGCACGGTGACGCTGCGCGGTCCCGAAGGCTCGGTCGGCTCCGTGCGGATCGCGCCGGTCGACGGCGTCCCGCTGACGGTGCGCGCCTCCGCGATCGTCCAGGATCTGCACATCGAGGGCCAGGACTCCGCCGCCCCGGCCGTGCTGGTCGAGGACGGCACCCCCGAGTTCACGGATCTGCGGATCGTGACGCGGTCCGCCGCCGGCATCGAGGTACGAGGAGCGGCCCGGCCCACCGTGCGGCGCTGCACCGTCGACAATCCGGCCGGGGTCGGCATCGCCGTCCTGGACGGGGCGGGCGGGGTGTTCGAGGAGTGCGAGATCGTCTCGGCCGGGCAGTCCGGCGTCTCGGTCCGCGACGGCGGCCACCCCCGCCTGGACCGCTGCCGCATCCACCACGCCTCCGGCGCGGGCATCGGCGTCACCGGCGAGGGCAGCGGTCTGGAGGCGATCGGCTGCGAGGTGTACGAGATCAAGGGCAGCGGTGTCCAGGTGACCGCCCGCGCCACCGCGCACCTCACCGACTGCACCGTGCACCGCACCTCGGGCGACGGGGTCACGCTGGACACCGACGCGGTGCTGACGCTCGCCGACTGCGACATCCACGACATCCCGGAGAACGCCATCGATCTGCGGTCGCGTTCGGTACTGACGCTGACGCGTTCCACGGTCCGCCGCTTCGGCCGCAACGGCCTCTCGGTCTGGGACCCGGGCACCCGCGTGGACGCCAACCAGTGCGAGATCCACGACAGTACGGGCGACTACCCGGCGGTCTGGGTCAGCGACGGGGCGACGGTGATACTGGACGCCTGCCGGGTCCACGACGTGCCGGACGCCCTCTTCGTCCTGGACCGGGGCTCGCGCGCCGATGTGGTGGACAGCGACCTCTCCCAGATCCGCAACACCGCCGTCTCCGTGAGCGACGGCGCCACCGCCCAGCTGGACGACTGCCGGATCCGGGAGGCCTCCACCGGCGCCTGGTTCCGCGACCACGGCAGCGGCGGCACGCTGAACAACTGCACCATCGACACGGCCCAGACCGGGGTCATCGTGACCAAGGGCGCCGACCCGGTGATCGAGAGGTGCACGGTCACCAACCCCGCCGAGGCCGGGTTCTACGTCTCCGCCGAGGGGCGTGGCACCTTCGACAGCTGCCGGGTGACGGGCAGCGAGGGGTACGGCTTCCATGTGATGGACGGCTGCCGCACCACGCTGAACCGCTGCCGGACCGAACGGTGCGCGCGCGGTGGTTACGAGTTCGCCGAGGGCGGTGACGGGTCGGGGGCGTCCGGTCCGGCGGTCACGGACTGCACGAGCGACGAGAGCGGTCTGCGTACGGCCCCGGCCCCGGCCGTGCTGACGGCCACCCAGTCGACGCCCGGCCTGCTCTCCGCCATGCCCGGGCAGCGGGCCGTGGAGCCCGAGCCGGTGGCCCCGGCGGCCGAGCCCGCCCGGGACTCGGCGGCGGTCCTCGGTGAACTGGACGCGCTGGTGGGGCTGGAGAGCGTCAAGCGCGAGGTGCGGGCGCTCACCGACATGATCGAGGTGGGCCGCCGCCGCGCCGAGGCCGGGCTCAAGGCCGCCTCCGTCCGCCGCCACCTCGTCTTCACCGGCTCCCCCGGCACCGGCAAGACCACGGTCGCCCGGCTGTACGGGGAGATCCTGGCCTCGCTCGGGGTGCTGGAGCGCGGCCACCTGGTGGAGGTGTCCCGGGTGGATCTGGTCGGGGAGCACATCGGGTCGACGGCGATCCGCACCCAGGAGGCGTTCGACCGGGCGCGCGGCGGGGTGCTCTTCGTGGACGAGGCGTACGCGCTCTCCCCCGAGGACTCCGGGCGGGACTTCGGGCGGGAGGCCATCGACACGCTGGTGAAGCTGATGGAGGACCACCGGGACGCGGTGGTGGTGATCGTCGCCGGGTACACCCACGAGATGGAGCGGTTCCTCACCGTCAACCCCGGGGTGGCCTCCCGCTTCTCGCGGACCATCACCTTCAGCGACTACCTGCCCGAGGAGCTGC
This DNA window, taken from Streptomyces griseus subsp. griseus, encodes the following:
- a CDS encoding DUF6643 family protein; the encoded protein is MTSPRSAFGGGYYAASFPDTPIYDSLVAERGTPQIAPIRVPAAYDTSSSYLPALPSALPALPAAPSQPVGSYGYPQQQPMPQYQQAPAQQVPAYPAGLQSAPAPYIPQQPSAVRGYPQQAQPQRPAPGTGYESMRPASPRPASAPSPYEDPYNRPYQGRGY
- a CDS encoding MOSC domain-containing protein, yielding MAFPVLRSIHVYPVKSLAAQASDEAAVEPWGLGGDRRWMLVDKAPRVITQRQQPFLARISAVLLSDGGIALSAPGRPPLRVAVPGPERLVDVALHRDTVTVAEAADEAHEWFGETLGTEARLVHLDDPAHRRPVDPAYARPGDMVSFADGYPLLLTTTASLDALNSLVAAGDRPHEGPLPMDRFRPNVVVDATEAWAEDGWRRIAVGDVPFSVVKPCGRCVITTTDQRTAERGKEPLLTLARHRRVGNQLLFGQNLVPDGTGVIRVGDPVKILD
- a CDS encoding right-handed parallel beta-helix repeat-containing protein — encoded protein: MAQGTVQVTHTGTSRWRRRTGEYASLSAALEAAADGDVLTVAPGTYRENLVLHRTVTLRGPEGSVGSVRIAPVDGVPLTVRASAIVQDLHIEGQDSAAPAVLVEDGTPEFTDLRIVTRSAAGIEVRGAARPTVRRCTVDNPAGVGIAVLDGAGGVFEECEIVSAGQSGVSVRDGGHPRLDRCRIHHASGAGIGVTGEGSGLEAIGCEVYEIKGSGVQVTARATAHLTDCTVHRTSGDGVTLDTDAVLTLADCDIHDIPENAIDLRSRSVLTLTRSTVRRFGRNGLSVWDPGTRVDANQCEIHDSTGDYPAVWVSDGATVILDACRVHDVPDALFVLDRGSRADVVDSDLSQIRNTAVSVSDGATAQLDDCRIREASTGAWFRDHGSGGTLNNCTIDTAQTGVIVTKGADPVIERCTVTNPAEAGFYVSAEGRGTFDSCRVTGSEGYGFHVMDGCRTTLNRCRTERCARGGYEFAEGGDGSGASGPAVTDCTSDESGLRTAPAPAVLTATQSTPGLLSAMPGQRAVEPEPVAPAAEPARDSAAVLGELDALVGLESVKREVRALTDMIEVGRRRAEAGLKAASVRRHLVFTGSPGTGKTTVARLYGEILASLGVLERGHLVEVSRVDLVGEHIGSTAIRTQEAFDRARGGVLFVDEAYALSPEDSGRDFGREAIDTLVKLMEDHRDAVVVIVAGYTHEMERFLTVNPGVASRFSRTITFSDYLPEELLRIVEQQAEEHEYSLAEGTGEALLKYFTALPKGPAFGNGRTARQTFESMVERHAGRVAQLAETSTDDLTLLYPEDLPELF